Proteins encoded in a region of the Leopardus geoffroyi isolate Oge1 chromosome E2, O.geoffroyi_Oge1_pat1.0, whole genome shotgun sequence genome:
- the ARHGEF1 gene encoding rho guanine nucleotide exchange factor 1 isoform X2, whose translation MPSTLPVEPMEADDIARGLAPGPPRPGLVPVSIIGAEDEDFENELETNAEEQNSQFQSLEQVKRRPAHLMAFLQHVALQFEPGPLLCCLHADMLGSLGPKEARKAFLDFCHSFLEKTAVLRVPVPPTVAFELDRTRPDLLSEDLQRQFVQEVVQSQQATVSQLLEDFRSKRLMGMTPWEHDLTQLEAWVGRDRASFEARERHLAERLLTHLEEMQHTISTDEEKSAAVVNAISLYMRHLGVRTKSGDKKSGRNFFRKKMIGNRRSDEPTKTKKGLSIFLDAARWNRGEPQAPDLRHLKVEADAEKPGLTERKGGLGVPSRDRNTGAAGQDIPGVSLHPLSGDSPDREPGVDAPPELGDPPPQGPASLEPVVPPENTEEGAETERLSGRLGRSESLRVSDRRRPSRGSLGAKGRGGGRSRSDVDMDPSSATAVLGPARRATPEPGDEGDPGRSGLELEPEEPPGWRELVPPGTLHSLPKSQVKRQEVISELLVTEAAHVRMLRVLHDLFYQPMAEGGFFPLEELQYIFPSLDELIEVHSQFLDQLMKRRQDSGYLIEEIGDVLLARFDGAEGSWFQKISSRFCSHQSFALEQLKAKQRKEPRFCAFVQEAESRPRCRRLQLKDMIPTEMQRLTKYPLLLQSIGQNTEELAEREKVERAAECCREILHHVNQAVRDMEDLLRLKDYQKRLDLSHLRQSSDPMLNEFKNLDITRRKLVHEGPLTWRVTKDKAVEVHVLLLDDLLLLLQRQDERLLLKSHSRTLTPTPDGKTMLRPVLRLTSAMTREVATDHKAFYVIFTWDQEAQIYELVAQTVSERKNWCALITETAGSLKVPAPASRPKPRPSPSSTREPLLSSSDNGNCGGREMPPADGRVERIFSTLLPYCRPGPEGQLAAKALEKVLSLKQLLFPSEEDSGAGPPREGDGVPGGGPPSPTQTQTQEIQEKLLSLEETIKQLEEVEEEFCRLRLLLSQLGENPVPQPGCT comes from the exons CTCTGCTGCCTGCACGCGGACATGCTGGGTTCACTGGGCCCTAAGGAGGCCAGAAAGGCCTTCCTCGACTTCTGCCACAGCTTCCTGGAAAAGACAGCG GTTTTGCGGGTGCCAGTCCCTCCCACTGTCGCCTTTGAACTTG ACCGCACACGGCCCGACCTCCTCTCCGAGGACCTCCAGCGGCAGTTTGTGCAGGAGGTGGTGCAGAGCCAGCAGGCCACCGTCAGCCAGCTGCTGGAGGACTTCCGCTCCAAGCGGCTCATGGGCATGACGCCCTGGGAGCACGACCTGACCCAGCTGGAGGCCTGGGTGGGGCGGGACCGTGCCAGCTTTGAGGCCCGGGAGCGGCACCTGGCCGAGCGGCTGCTGACCCACCTGGAAGAGATGCA aCACACCATCTCGACTGATGAGGAAAAGAG TGCCGCTGTGGTCAACGCCATCAGCCTGTACATGCGCCACCTTGGGGTGCGGACCAAGAGCGGGGACAAGAAGTCAGGGAGGAATTTCTTCCGAAAAAAG ATGATAGGGAATCGACGGTCAGATGAGCCAACCAAGACGAAGAAAGGCCTGAGCATCTTCCTGGATGCTGCCCGCTGGAATCGGGGAGAGCCTCAGG CCCCAGATCTCCGACACCTCAAAGTCGAGGCTGATG CTGAGAAGCCAGGCCttacagaaaggaagggaggcctGGGGGTGCCCTCCCGGGACCGGAACACTGGAGCTGCCGGGCAGGACATCCCTGGAGTTTCTCTGCACCCTCTGTCTGGGGACAGCCCTGACCGGGAGCCAG GTGTTGATGCCCCACCAGAGCTGGGGGACCCGCCCCCGCAGGGCCCGGCCAGCCTGGAGCCCGTGGTGCCCCCGGAGAACACGGAGGAGGGTGCTGAGACAGAGAG GCTATCGGGGCGTCTGGGGCGCTCGGAGAGCCTGCGGGTGAGTGACCGCCGCCGGCCTTCCCGGGGCAGCCTCGGGGCTaagggccggggtgggggccgCTCCCGGAGTGACGTGGACAtggaccccagctctgccacggCCGTGCTTGGCCCTGCCCGACGAGCCAC ccctgagcctggagaTGAAGGGGACCCAGGTCGGTCTGGACTAGAGCTGGAACCAGAAGAGCCCCCTGGCTGGCGGGAGCTCGtccccccaggcaccctgcacaGCCTGCCCAAGAGCCAGGTGAAGCGGCAGGAGGTTATCAGCG AGCTGCTGGTGACCGAGGCGGCCCATGTGCGCATGCTCCGGGTGCTGCACGACCTCTTCTACCAGCCCATGGCGGAAGGAGGCTTCTTCCCCCTGGAGGAGCTACAGTACATCTTCCCCAGCCTGGACGAGCTCATCGAGGTGCATT CCCAGTTCCTGGATCAACTGATGAAGCGGAGGCAGGATAGTGGCTACCTCATTGAGGAGATCGGAGATGTACTGCTGGCCCGG TTTGATGGTGCCGAAGGCTCCTGGTTCCAGAAAATCTCCTCCCGCTTCTGCAGCCACCAGTCATTTGCCTTAGAGCAGCTCAAAGCCAAACAGCGCAAGGAGCCTCGGTTCTGCGCCTTTGTGCAG GAGGCCGAGAGCCGCCCACGGTGCCGCCGCCTGCAGCTGAAGGACATGATCCCCACGGAGATGCAGCGCCTGACCAAGTACCCCCTGCTCCTGCAGAGCATCGGGCAGAACACAG AAGAGCTGGCCGAACGGGAGAAAGTGGAGCGGGCGGCTGAGTGCTGCCGGGAAATTCTGCACCACGTCAACCAAGCTGTGCGCGACATGGAGGACCTGCTG cgGCTCAAGGACTATCAGAAGCGCCTGGATTTGTCCCACCTGCGGCAGAGCAGCGACCCCATGCTGAACGAATTCAAG aacctAGATATCACCAGGAGGAAGCTGGTCCATGAGGGCCCTCTGACGTGGCGGGTGACGAAGGACAAGGCTGTAG AGGTCCACGTGCTCCTGCTGGACGACCTGCTGCTACTGCTCCAGCGCCAGGACGAGCGGCTGCTGCTCAAGTCACACAGCCGGACGCTGACGCCCACCCCCGACGGCAAGACCATGCTGCGGCCCGTGCTGCGGCTCACCTCCGCCATGACCCGCGAGGTGGCCACCG ATCACAAAGCCTTCTATGTCATTTTTACCTGGGACCAAGAGGCTCAGATCTACGAGCTGGTGGCCCAGACCGTGTCGGAACGGAAGAA CTGGTGTGCCCTCATCACGGAGACCGCTGGATCCTTGAaggtccctgcccctgcctctcgcCCCAAACCCCGGCCCAGCCcgagcag CACCCGGGAACCCCTGCTCAGCAGCTCGGACAATGGCAACTGTGGTGGCCGAGAGATGCCCCCAGCTGACG GCCGCGTGGAGAGAATCTTCAGCACCCTCCTGCCCTACTGCAGACCTGGCCCTGAAGGCCAGCTGGCAGCCAAGGCCCTTGAGAAAG TGCTGTCCCTGAAGCAACTCCTGTTTCCCTCGGAGGAAGATAGTGGGGCGGGGCCTCCCCGTGAAGGGGATGGGGTCCCGGGGGGCGGCCCCCCGAGCCCGACACAGACCCAGACCCAGGAAATTCAGGAGAAGCTGCTCAGCCTGGAGGAGACCATTAAACAGCTGGAG GAGGTGGAAGAGGAATTCTGTCGCCTACGACTCCTCCTGTCTCAGCTTGGGGAAAACCCTGTCCCCCAGCCTGGCTGTACCTGA